One part of the Humulus lupulus chromosome 9, drHumLupu1.1, whole genome shotgun sequence genome encodes these proteins:
- the LOC133801321 gene encoding uracil phosphoribosyltransferase: MACCIKFSLRCPSDTRRFASSCHPHNPSNLRLYNLLPTNPSPNPKKVSYFIPRRRSFVVVKSHMATGEKKPISEERMLVYVPPHPLIKHWVSVLRNEQTPSPIFRNAMAELGRLLMYEAARDWLPTVVGEIQTPMDVATVEFIDPREPVAVIPILRAGLALAEHASSILPATKTYHLGMIRDEETLQPSIYLNKLPEKFPEDSRVFVVDPMLATGGTIVAALNLIKECGVENSQIKVISAVAAPPALQKLSETFPGLQVYTGIIDPTVNDKGFIIPGLGDAGDRCFGT; this comes from the exons ATGGCGTGCTGCATTAAATTCTCTCTCCGGTGCCCTTCTGATACGCGTCGTTTTGCATCATCATGTCATCCCCATAACCCTAGTAATCTTCGCCTATATAACCTCCTTCCCACAAATCCCTCACCTAATCCCAAAAAG GTCTCGTATTTCATTCCTAGGCGTCGCAGCTTTGTTGTCGTGAAGTCTCACATGGCCACCGGAGAGAAAAAACCCATTTCGGAGGAACGAATGCTT GTGTATGTACCGCCGCATCCATTGATTAAGCATTGGGTTTCGGTTTTAAGAAATGAGCAGACCCCTTCTCCCATTTTCA GAAATGCTATGGCTGAGTTGGGGAGACTACTTATGTATGAGGCCGCAAGGGATTGGTTG CCTACCGTAGTGGGAGAGATTCAGACACCAATGGATGTTGCAACGGTTGAGTTCATAGACCCAAGAGAGCCTGTAGCG GTTATTCCAATATTAAGAGCTGGTCTAGCTCTAGCAGAGCATGCATCATCAATTTTGCCAGCAACAAAAACATATCATCTAG GGATGATCAGAGACGAGGAGACACTTCAACCATCAATATATCTTAACAA GCTACCGGAAAAATTTCCTGAAGACTCTCGAGTATTTGTAGTTGATCCTATGTTAGCAACAG GTGGCACAATAGTGGCAGCTCTCAACCTGATAAAGGAATGTGGGGTTGAGAACAGTCAAATTAAAGTG ATATCTGCCGTTGCTGCCCCTCCGGCGCTTCAAAAGCTGAGCGAGACTTTTCCAGG GCTTCAAGTATACACTGGAATCATCGATCCCACCGTTAATGACAAAGG GTTCATTATTCCTGGACTTGGAGATGCAGGAGACCGCTGCTTCGGTACATAA